Sequence from the Verrucomicrobiia bacterium genome:
CAACTCGCATGGCACTTGGGCGCGGCGCAATCGGACATCGCCTTCCTTGAGGCCGAGAACATTGATTGGGAGCACAACTTCATTTCGTTCGCGCGCAAGAAGACCGGCTCAATCGCCATCATGCGCTTCGATGAAGACGTGTCCGACGTAACGTCCGTCGAATTATCCGCGCATCTTCAGGTGAACTATCCGGCCAATAGCCGGGTATATTCGGCCAGCATCCGGGTAATGGACGGATAGCGTCCGAGCCGATGCTGGCGAATGTCCGGCACGATGTCCGCAGCCGCATTCAGTCCATGCCCACGGAATGTCCGCGCAGCATCCGCTCAACGTCCGATGAATCGTCCGGGCAATGGCCATCCATAAGTTGCATGCCGCCCTGGCAGATGGAAGGAACCAGCGTGGCGGCCTTGCAATTACCGTGTGATGTGCCGACGCGCACACCGGCGTATCTGGGTCAAGCTGGTTTTGCCACTCCTCTGTCGAAGGGAGGTTAGGCGGGGGCGAGGCGTGCGTGCGCGATGTGGGGCAACCAAGTGGCGATCCCACGGGATGCTATTTGTTGTAGAACAGGGTGCAGAAGATGACGATGGCGGTTCCTCCTTCAGTGGCAGCGCAATTACACTCCAGTAAAGGCGCAGCGGCTCCGCGGACGTCCTGGCTGCAGGTAAGAACAGGAGCAGTGTGTCGGTGAAACTGGCCACCATGCTAAACAGTGAGAGGATCAGCCCGATGGAAACGGCGGCCGGCAGGACTACCGCCAGACGGGTCCCAAACACGGCTTTCCACCAGGCAAAAGGCGTCTTAATTTTCATGTGCCGGGCCGTTTGTCTTTCATGACCTCACCCCGGCGGTGTGACGCAAGCGACAGCGGATTCGGGCGGCACTGGTTTCGCCCCCGCTTCTCAGACCCGCTTGAGCCGCAACACCAGCAACACGACTCCGCCGACGAGCATCAGCGCACCGACGACAGGCGGGATGAAATGGTTGTCGGTGGTCTCAATGTGCATCCCGAGAAAGTCGATTGGTTTGCCTGGCGTCTTAAAATGGACGCCCCGAGTAGGCGAGCACCACGATGCCAAGCGCAATCAAGATCACGGCAGCAATGGGTTTTACCTTCATAATGGTGATTCAATCCCTGTGCTTCGGACGACCGGGACTTAACTCAACCGCCGACGGCCAAACAGGAAGTCGACGAGGATCATGATGACCGCCAGCACCAGCAGGAGGTGAATGAACGAACCCATCGTGTAGCCAGTGAGCAGACCGAGCAGCCACAAGACGACCAAGACAATCGCAATGGTGTATAACATGGTTTTCTTCTTTCCATTGGCCTTGGATCACTGCCAGCGGGTGCATTTTCCGCACGCCGATGGCAATGAGGGTCAGACTGGATTTCAGTTGCCGACAATTCTCAGGTTCGTCGCCGGGGCAACGGGAGAAATCCACGCCGACACTGGCGCCGCGATCGTCATGTTGTTAATCACGCTGGTCACTCCGTTGATGTCGTTGACCAGCTTGGTGACGAGACTCTTTTCGGCGGAATTCCTGGCGATGCCGCTGACCGTAACCACGCCATCCGTCGTCTCGACCTTCGTCTTCAGGGCGCTGGTCGAGTGGTGCGACAGCAACTCCGACTTGACCTGGGCCGTAATGGAGGCGTCGTCAATCTTGTCGCCGATCGTTTCCTTCACCGGGGCTTCCGCCTTGTCAATCGTCATGTCGTTTTTCACGGATTTGACGCCTTCAACATCACTGGCGTATTCGGTGGTCAGTTCCTTTTGGGCCAGACTGGAGGCCTCGCCGCTCAGGGTGACGACGCCGTCGGCCACATTTACATCCGTTTTGGTGGCCCTCACGTTGCGATGGAACAGGAGCGTGGTTTTCACCTTCGTGCCCAGCCAGGCATCCGAATGTTCAGCGGGGCCTTCCCCTTTAACGGTCAGTTGATTGTCCACGCTGGTAACGCCGGGCAGACTTTCAACGGTGTCTTCGGCCAGCGATTTGTGGTTCGCTTCGGCAACGGTTCCGGTCAAAGTAACGGCCCCATCCTTGGACTCGGTCTTGATGGCATCGTCCTTGAGGTAGGTTTTGAACACATAGGACTTGCTGGCGGATGCCTCGATGCGGTCGTCCGTATCAGAGGCGCGCAACGAGGTGGTGGCCACCAACAGGGCGCCCGTGGCTACGAGGAGTGCGAGCGGATAGATTCGTTTCATAGGGTGCTTTGTCATTCTTTCTCTTGAGGAGTTTTGGTTTTACCGACAGATACACGCTACTCAGCGAGCCAGCCATCCGCTATGGGGTGTAACCCTACCAAGGAGCTGAACTCGAACTTCCGGCTCAAACCCGGGGGCACAGCCCGGCGGAGCCGCAACCAAAGGAGCGCGAGTCGCCGAGTCCGCCAGTGCGAGTTTCGTCCGAGTTGTCTCGCGGACTCGGCGGTCCGCGCTCCTGACAAATCCTCGCGCCGCATGGACGTGGTTATCGTGTAAAATCGCGCGGCGAGCGAAACGTGTTTACCGGCTGCTTTTGCGGTGCGACGGGTTCGTAGGGCGGATGGAGGCGCGGCGGGTTCGTTTTGTTCACATATTTGCGGAGGAGCCAGTGGCGTTGCATGGCTTCGATCAACCGCTCCAGTTCGCGCATTGAGGACTGCGTTTGCTCGACGAGGCCGGGCAGATCCTTCGCCTCGTTGGCCACGGCATCGGTGATTTCCGGGAGGCGGGTTGTGCCGGCCTGGATGTTCGCAACGGCAACATTCAGGTTGGTCACCACCCCGCGCAATTCGCCCATCGCTTCATTCGCCCGCGTCAGGAACTCCCGCGCGTCGTTGGCAATGGCGTCATTGGTGATCAACTGGCCGGCCGTGCCTTTGCCGGCCTCAACACCCGCCGCCATTTTGTCCAAGCGAATCGCGAGCTGATCCAGGTGTTGACGGGTTTCGCCCAGGTCCGCCCCCAGCTTGGTCCAGGTATCCAGTCCGCCGTTCACCTTCTTCAACACGAGCATCGCCTCGGCGCGGACTTGCTCAACGGCCGCTTCCAGCGCGCTCTGAAATTGATCTTTGCACACAATGGATGCGTTTCTTTCCGGGAGCGGTTGGCCCTCGCCGCGGCTGATTTCAAAAAACGAATCGCCCGCCACGCCAAATTTCTTTTTGACTACCGCCGACGAGTCCGCGCGCACGAACCGGAAGAAGTCGCGCCGGATGTTCGCTTTGGCTTCCATGCCGCCTTTCTCATCCACCAAAACGTCAGAAACAGTGCCCACGAGCGTGCCCAGAAAGTAAACCTCCGAGCCTTGCCGGATGCCCGCTGCCCCGGTTTCGGGCAAAACGATCCGCAACGTGACATTGCTTTTGAACCAGCGCTGGCTGCGGCCCGTCCACACCACGGCGGCGATCAGCACCGCGACCACCACGAGCACGAGCGTCCCGGTGATTTCGTTGACGTGCCGGAATTTGAAGCGATCTGCCAGCCGCCGGCTTCGGTCATCACGGGGCGAAGGTTCAGGGGCGTTAATCGTTTCGTTCATGGTCACAGGTAGGTCAGCAGTGAGACCACGGCGGAGATGACAAACAGCCCGGCGACGGAGCGGGTGAGTGCCTGTTGCGTGGCCCGCGGGATTCTCGCGTCCGACGCGCCGACCCCGAGCCCGCCGATGCAGCAAGTTGCAGCCGCGAACAGGGCGGGCAGGATGCTTTTGGCCAGGATATTGAGAATGTCCTTGGGTTGAACCGCGCCGGAAATGGTGTCCGCAAACAACAGCACATCCCGGCTGCCGGCGCCCAGCCACGCCGCGAACAGGTAACCGCTGGCGAACGCGATCAGGATGAACAGGATCGTCAGGCAAAACGCGGACGCCGCCATGCCCAGCACGCGCGGCAGGACCAGATGTGTGAATGGATCGCGGCCCTGGGCCTCCAACTCGCGCACACCGCCATTGATCTGGAGAACGCCCAGTTCGGTCGCCATCGAACTGCCGCTGCGGATGATAACGATGAGGATGATCAGCAGCGGGCCGAGTTCGCGGGCCACGACGGCCACCAACAGAGGTCCGAGCAGTTGCGATTGCCCCAGTTCGCCCGCCCAGAAAGTGAGCTGCACGACCACCGAGATGCCGACGAATACGGCCACGGCACTGACAAACCAGAGCGGTTCGACGCCAATGGCCAGCACCTGCCGCGCGAAAGCCCTCCGCACCGGGCGCACCCAGCAACGCGGTCGAAGGCACACGCACAACACGGTGCCGATCACCGCCGCCGTGTGTCGCAGCTCATCCCATTGCGCCAAAACTTCCGCGCCCAATCTGCCGGGGAGGCGCAGGGGAGAAGTCCAGAATGAGCCAACAACTTTGGACGCTTCCGTGGGCACGGTGGGCCGTGGTTATTGGGTGCCGTGCTGAATTCCCTGGCCGGCATCCTGCATATCTTCGCCGAAGCCGTGAGCCGTATGGCAGCCCGTGCTAACGAAGGCCAGCACCGCGGTGAGACAGAAAAGAACGATGATGCGTTTGAATGATGAGGTCATAATTGTTCCTTGGTTACATTGGGTTTGCTGACTGGATCAGGTTAGCCCTCCGTGTCACGCTTCACTATGGGGTAAAACCCTACCGTGGATGGGTCAGGGCAATCCGTTTGAAGCCCGCTTCGCGATCCCGGTTGGCCTGGCAGTTAACGGAACAACAGAACCAAAACGACGATGACCAGCAGGAGTCCGACGCCGCCGCCGATATAGAGCGTGCTGGCCAGTATTGGTGTGAATAATATGGGCATAGTTTTGCTTTCGTATTGAACAGCGAGGCGTTCGCCGTCCTTTTTCGAATCACGTTAAGTCGTGGGGTGGCCGTTAGCTATGGGGTGTTACCCCATCAAGAGTTTGCTCGCTTTCCGGCGAGCCGCGCCGGCCCCAAGAGCCGTTGTGTGGACAGACGATAACTGCATGAAGAGAATGCCGCGCTTGGAGTGTTCGTAATCTCCTCCGGCTTCGTTCACGGCGCGATTTTATCGCTCACCCACTGGCGCGCTTGGTCGAACCCGTCCTTCAAATCTTCATACGCTTTTCTGGAACCCGCCTTGACGCTGTCCCAGGTGGACTCGTTGGCGTTCTTGGCCTGCTCCAGTTGCTGGTTCAGTTGGGCTGCTTTTTCTCGCAGCGCCTTCAGTTTGGGAGTGGCTTCGGCTTTGACCACGTCACTAGACTTTTCAATTTTGGCGGAGAGCGCATCCAGGTCCGTGTTAATTGCGGCCAGTTGCGCCTGCATTTTTGCGGTGAACTCCGCCTTCTGGGCGAAGGTGTAATCCTTCATGTCCTCCGTTGCGGCGGTGGTCTTTTCCTGGACCTGGTCGAGTTGTTGCGTGGTGGTTGCCGGTTTGTCGCAGCCCGCCATGACAGCGGCAGCGGCGAGGGTTGTTAGGAGCATGGTTGCTTGTTTCATAAGTGTTCGTTCAACGGGGGGTTGCATTTCACTCGAACGTTACGCTACGTCCGGCGCGGGCGCCGGGCCATAGGGTGTAACCCCACCTCCCTGAGCCCCGTGCGGCAGGGCATCAGAGTTGCGCCCGGCCGGCGCAGACATCTTCCGGGCGGCGCGTGGCTGGGACATGTCCACGGAACCATGGAGCCCTTCCGCGCGGGTCAGTTCGAACCGGCGCAAAGCCAGACCAGCGCGGGAGTTGGAAGCAGCAACCGTGGCGAAGGCGTGTGGATACAGGGCGACCAGGGTTGTCAGGGTGCTTTCCTGGTCTGACGGCGTTTTTTCTGAATTCATCATCGCCCATAGTTTGGCGGAAAGGCGCTCCCAATACCATGGGGTGTTCTCCCCATGTTCACAACTCGCGCTGTGAGCGCTGCCGGGCCAACTGGGTCGTGGCCCGCCCGGCCAGCGCCGCATTACAACCCCAGCACGCGGCACGTCTTGCGGAAATGATGGCCGTAGATGGAGAGCGTGACCGCCAGCGGAAACAGCGTCGGACGCCGAAAAAAAGTCCAAAGGAGCAAACCCCAGTAGTGGAAACGCTCGCGGCCCAGGATGCCAAGCCGGATGCTTGCGTGCAGGAAGGCCATGAAATAGCGCCAGCTAAATGGCCCCGCATTTTTTGGGCGCTGATATTCGCGCAGAAATGTGCGAATCCGCTGGTAATACGGCCCGGGCGCATACAGGTATCCCATGAGACTCCGGTAGCCCGCCAGTAGCGTCTCCCGGTTCATTCGCGGAATGAAGTTGGTGGTCCCGTCCAGATTGTTGCCGGTGGTCGGACCGACCAGCCGCCCCTCGCCGTGCAATCGCTGATACAGCTTCGTGCCGGGGATGGCTTGCAGCAGGCCGACCATCGCCGTAACGATGCCGCTCGTTTGGATGAACTCGATCTGCCGCGCAAAGATCAAAGGCGTGTCGCTGTCAAAGCCCACGATGAACCCGCCCTGCACTTCCAAGCCCGCGCGCTGAATGCGTTTCACATCGGCCACCAGATCGCGCTGCTGGTTTTGCCGCTTGTGGCACTCGGCGAGACCCGCGTCCTCCGGCGTTTCGATGCCGATAAACACCTGGTTGAATCCCGCCTCCACCATCATCCGCATCAGCTCCGCATCGTCCGCCAGGTTGATGGACGCCTCAGTGAAGAACGGAGTGCCGCGCCGGCCCTGCTGCCACTGGATCAGCGCCGGCAGCAATTCCTCCCGGATCGCCCGCTTGTTGCCGATGAAATTGTCGTCCACGAAAAAGACCGCGCCGCGCCAGCCCGCCCGACGCAGTCCGTCCAGCTCGGCGATTACCTGGGCCGTCGTCTTCGTGCGCGGTCGATGGCCAAACATCGCCGTGACGTTGCAAAACTCGCAGTCAAACGGACAGCCACGCGAAAATTGCACGCTCATCGAGGCATAACGCCGCAGGTCCGCCAGCTCCCACAAGGGCGCAGGCGTCTGACGGATATCGGGGAATGCGAGGGAGGAATACACGCGCCGCGCCGTGCCCCGCTCGAAGTCGCGCAGAAACTCCGGCAGCGTCACCTCCGCCTCGTTCAACACGAAATGGTCAACGTCGGGAAATTGTTCGTGGCCCAGGGTGAAGAGCGGCCCGCCCGCCACAATGGTTTTGCCGGCCGCGTGGCAACGAGCGATGAGTTCATGCACCGAGTTTTGTTGGGCGATCATTCCGCTGATGAACACCACGTCTGCCCAGGCCAGATCTCGCGTGCGCAGGTGCCGCACGTTGACATCCACCAGACGCTTTTCCCAATCCGGCGGGAGCATCGCCGCCACAGTCAACAGCCCCAAGGGCGGCAGCGACGCTTTCTTGCGGATGAATTTCAGCGCGTGCTTGAAACTCCAGAACGTGTCCGGGAATTCCGGGTATAGCAGCAGGACGTTCATCCGTTGGGGAATATATGTCAAACAGACTGTGCGGGGCACATGGGGTGTTTACCCCATGGGCAAGTTGTTGGATTTACCCAATAACTATGCTGAGTGCCGGTGCGCCATGGAGCGCACCTGAATATGGCGCCCGATGGCCACCGGGCAGGGACGCAGCGTTTATGCCGCTTCAGCCCGACGTCGCCCGCAGTTCAGCCTGTTTTCCGGTCTGCCAACGGACGGTGAAGCGGCCTGAATGCCGCGCATAAGGGCCCCTGTCAGGATGCGCGCGCATTTGATTTGACCTGCGGCTTTTCGGTTGAGGTCGTCAGGGCCAAGGCGCAAGCTGGTTTTACCGCGATGAAGACTCGCCCCGCACGGTGCCACCGAATGGGCAGCCAACGGCAGAATCAGACTTTGCGAACGGACCCATGGGAAACATGAAACTGAAATCTGGACCAAATCTCCGACCCAAACGCCTGGCCCGCGCGGCCAGCCGAATCAAGGCAGCCCGCGAGCCCGGCACCCCGTTTCCCATCGTCGGCATCGGCGCCTCCGCCGGGGGGCTGGAAGCCTTGGAACAATTTCTCACCCATGTGCCGGCCCGCAGTGGCATGGCGTTTGTCATCGTCCAGCATCTGGACCCCACGCACAAGGGCATCATGCCGGAACTGTTGCAGCGCGGCACGGGCATGAAGGTCGTGCAGGTGAAGGACCGCACCCGGGTGCAGCCGGATTGCGTCTATGTGATTCCGCCGAACAAGGACATGTCCATCCTGCACGGCGTTTTGCATCTGCTCGCCCCGGCAGCCCCGCGCGGGCTGCGTCTGCCGATTGATTTTTTCCTCCGCTCGCTGGCGCAGGACCAGCAGGAGCACAGCATCGGCGTGATTCTTTCCGGCATGGGGTCGGATGGCACGCTGGGCCTGCGCGCCATCAAGGAGAAGGCGGGCGTGGTGCTGGTGCAGGATCCGGCGACGGCCAAATTCGACGGCATGCCGCGCAGCGCCATTGACGCCGGGCTGGCGGATATTGTGGCTCCGGCGGACGAACTGCCGGCGAAACTCACCGGTTATCTTGACCGCACGCCCCTGATCTCCAAGACGGAGCCGTCCTTGGAAGACAAGACGCAAACCGGCCTGGAAAAAGCCGTCATCCTGCTGCGCGCCCACACCGGCCAGGATTTTTCCCTCTACAAGCGGAACACCCTCTATCGCCGGATCGAGCGGCGCATGGGCATTCACCAGATCGGCAAGATGTCCACCTATGTGCGCTACTTGCAGGCGAATTCACAGGAGCTGGACCTGCTCTTCAAGGAATTATTGATCGGCGTGACGAATTTTTTCCGCGATCCCGACGTCTGGGACCAGATGCGGGAACACGCCATCCCGGCGCTGCTCGCAAGCCGTCCATCCGGTCAGGCGCTGCGGGCGTGGGTGCCCGGCTGCTCCACCGGGGAGGAAGCCTATTCCCTGGCCATCGTGCTCAAGGAGGCGGTTGAGGTGGCCAAACCCAAACGACAGTTCACGATTCAGATCTTTGCCACCGACCTGGACCGCGACGCGATTGACAAGGCCCGCCAGGGATTTTTCCCCGAGAACATCGCCGCCGACGTGTCGCCGGAACGCTTGAAGCGCTTCTTCATCAAGGAAGACCACGGCTACCGCGTGCGCAAGGAAATCCGCGAGATGGTGATTTTCGCCCCGCAGAATCTCATCATGGACCCGCCGTTCACCAAGCTGGACATTTTAAGCTGCCGCAATTTGCTGATCTACCTGGCTCCGGAGGTGCAGAAGAAACTGATTCCGCTCTTTCATTACAGCCTCGCGCCCGGCGGCATTTTATTGCTGGGCAGCGCGGAAACCGTGGGCGGCAACGGCGCCCTGTTTGCCCCGCTCCACGGCAAATCGCGCATCTATCGGCGAACGGAATCCGTCCTGCGGCCCGAGCCGGTCGAGTTTCCCTCGTCTTTCAGCGTCAGCCCGACCGTCGGTGCCGAGGCGCGCCCGGTTCCCAAGCCGCCCGCCAGTCTCCAGGCCCTGGCGGATCAACTGGTGTTGCAGCATTACGCCCCGCCGGCGGTGCTCGTCAATGACAGCGGCGACATCTTTTACGTCAGCGGCCGCACCGGCAAATATCTCGAACCCGCCGCCGGCAAGGCCAACTGGAACATCTTTGTCATGGCCCGTGAAAGCCTGCGCTATGAACTCTCCAGCGCTTTCCAGAAAGTGCTCCGGCAAGAAGAAAAAGTGGAGCTCCATGGACTCAAGGTCGAAACCAATGGCGGAACCCAGTGCGTGAATGTCACCGTTCAGCGGCTTAATGGGGCCGGCCCGCTGCACGGGCTGGTGATGATTGTCTTTACCGACGTGGCCGCGCCCGTGGCCGATAAAACGCCGGGCCGTCCGGCTTCGCCGCCCGCCCGCCATGCGCGGTTGCGGGAAGTGGAACAGGAGCTGTTGCGCGTGCGCGCCGAGGCGCGCAACACCCACGAGGAAATGCAGACCTCGCAGGAGGAATTCCGCTCCGCCAACGAGGAGCTGCAGTCCACCAATGAAGAACTCCAGTCCACCAACGAGGAACTCACCACCTCGAAGGAGGAGATGCAGTCGCTGAACGAGGAATTGCAGACGGTCAACACCGAGCTGCAGGCCAAGGTGGACGAACTGTCGCGGGCGAGCAACGACATGAAAAACCTGCTCGACAGCACGGACATCGCCACCCTGTTTCTGGACAAGGATCTCAACGTGCGGCGGTTCACCCCGCAGGCGACGAAAATCATCAAACTCATCCCGGCCGACGTCGGGCGCCCCATTACCGACCTGGCCACGGACCTGCGCTATCCGGAACTGGCCGATGACGCGCGGGAGGTGCTGCGCAAACTGACCGCCGCGGAAAAACCGATTGGCGCACGAGACGGACGCTGGTTCACCGTGCGCATCATGCCCTACCGCACGCAGGACGACCGGATAGACGGCGTGGTGATCACCTTTACGAACATCACGGCGTCCCGGACACTGGAAGCGCAATTGCGGGAAAAGAACGACCAGCTCTTAAATCCGAACCGGGGCGAAACAATCACACGAAAAAAGCCGTCAAAAAACGGCCAAACCAAAACGGCGCGGCGGCGCCGGAGAAATTCTCAAGGGGGATGAAACATGAAAAAGCAATCCCAGCCCATCGCGCCGGAAGGCTCGCCCGAGGCCGCCAAACTGCGGCAGCGTGCCGAAAAACGCCTGCAAGCGCGGCATTTGGAAGCAGGGCCGGCCCGGACCGAAGCCGACACGCAACGACTGATCCATGAATTGCAGGTTCACCAGATCGAGCTGGAGATGCAGAAGGATGAACTCCAGCAGGCGCGGAACGAGCTGGAGGCGGGGCTGGAAAAATACCGGGACCTCTATGATTTCGCCCCGGTGGGTTATCTGACGCTCGATTGCGAGGGAACGATCCAGGAGGCGAACCTCGCGGCGGCCAGCCTGCTGGGAATTCCCCGCTCCCGTTTGCTCCAGCAACGTTTCGGACATTATGTGTCCGCGTCCGACCGACACGCATTCAGCGACTTTCTCACGCGGATTTATTTGCACCAGACCCGGGAATCCTGCGAGCTGCATCTGCTCAAGGACGGACGCCCCGCAATCGAAGTGCGGATGGACGCGGCGGCGACAAGCAGACAGGAATGCCGGGTGGTTTTGGAGGATCTCACCGAACACAAACGGGCCGAGGCGGACCGGCTCATCCTGAACAAACTGGAGTCCACCGGCATCCTGGCGGGGGGCATTGCGCACGATTTCAACAACCTGCTCACGGTGATCCTGCTGGATCTGGAGCTGGCTCTGGAATCCACCGCCTCGGACATGAAGTTGACGGAACTGTTGGAGGAGGCAAAGAAGGCTGGCTGGGCTGCCCGTGGTCTGACCCAGCAGTTGATCACCTTTGCCAATGGCGGCGCGCCGGTTCGTCAGCCGGTCCATCTGGCCGGGCTGATTCAGGAAGCCAGCCAGGCGGCATTGAGCGGTTCCACGGTGCGATGCAATTTTTCTCTGCCCGACAATCTCCGGCCCGTGAATGTGGACGCGGGACAGATCGCACAGGTCATGCGCAATCTGGTTCAGAACGCGCGCGAAGCAATGCCCAATGGCGGCGTGGTTTCCGTCCGGGCGGAGAATGTCGTTCGCAAAGCCCGCGAAGAACCCGCGCTGCCGCCGGGTGAGTATGTGCGGGTGAGCATTGCCGACCAGGGCGACGGCATCGGGAAAGACGTCCTGCCGAAAATTTTTGATCCCTACTTCTCGACGAAAGTAAAGGGCAGTCAGAAGGGCATGGGGCTGGGCCTGACGATCTGCCATTCGATCGTTCGAAAACATAATGGCGCGATCACCGTGAAGTCCGAAATCGGAGCCGGCACCACCATTCACCTCTTGCTTCCAATTTCCCGCCCGCAGCCGGGACCGGAGCCGGCGAAAAAACACTCAAACCAGCAGGCCCCCAACGACCCGCGAAAATCCTGGTGATGGATGACGAGGAATCATTGCGGAAAGCGGTTGGGGCGATGCTCCAACAGATGGGTCATACGGTGGAACAGGCGGCGGAGGGCGGGATGGCCATCCAAGCTTACCAAGCCGCCAAACGTGGGGAAAATTCGTTTGACGTGGTGCTGCTGGATTTGACGGTGCAGGGAGGCGTTGGTGGCCTGGAAACACTCCAGGCGCTGCTCCGGTTTGACCCGGCGGTGCAGGCCATTGTCATGACCGGTTATTCCCATGATCCCGTGCTGCTCAATCCCAAATCCCATGGTTTTAAGGCCGGCCTGGCCAAACCCTTCAACCGCGAACAGCTCCAGAAAATACTGGTCGAAATTATTCCCGACCGTCCCGCGCCATGAAGAAAAAAGCGGACACAACCCTGCCCGCCGCCCAACTGCGGCGACGGGCCGAAGCCCGCTTGCGGAAACGGAAGCGCCTTCAGCGGTCCGGGATGGGCGCGCCAAAAACAGCCGCCGATTCGCAACGGCTGCAACACGAATTACAGGTTCACCAGGTGGAGCTGGAGATGCAGAATGCCGAGTTGCAGCAGGCCCGGGACCGGATGGAGCCGCTGCTCGAAAAATTCACCGACCTCTACGACTTCGCGCCCGTCGGTTATTTTTCCCTGAACGAGCAGGGCCGGATACAGGAGGTCAACCTGACCGGGGCCGTCCTGCTCGGCGTGGAACGTTCGCGGCTGCTCCATCAGCCTTTGCAGCGTTTTATTGACCGGCCGACCCGGCGGGTTTTTCTGACCTTCCTGGAACGAACCTTCGCCGGCAACGGAAAACAGGTTTGCGAGGCGAAGCTGCTGAAAGAAGGCGGGTCCGCTTTCTGGGCCGACTTTCACGCCATGCCCGCGCTTTCACTTACGGCCCAGCCGAAACGGTGCCGGGTGGCGGTTTCCGACATCACCCCCCTCAAGCGGGCGGAGGAAGCGCAACGGCGCATGGAGGCGCTCGCGGCCAAGAATCTGGAGTTGCGTCGGGAAATTCTCCGGCGCGAGAAGTTGCAGAAGGCTCTCTGCGTCAGTGAACGGCATCTGGGCCGGCTGCTGGAGCAGTCACGTTCCACGGCGGAACAGTTGCGGCAACTTTCCCATCAAATCTTGCACGCCCAGGAGGAGGAGCGGAAGCGCATCAGCCGGGAGTTGCATGATGAAATCACCCAGACCCTGATCCTCATCAATGTGCACCTGCAAAATCTGTCCCAAAAGGCCCGGATCAATCCGGCGATGCTCAAGAAGGAAATAACCCGCACGCAGGAACTGGTGGAACATTCAGTAGAGATCGTGCATGAGTTCGCCCGGGAACTGCGGCCGGCGGCCTTGGACGACTTGGGGCTGATTGCCACCCTTCACGATTTTCTAAAAGATTTTACAAAACGAACGGGCATCCGCGTTCATTTAACCACCTTCACCAACCGCCGGATTCGCGGCATGGACAACGCCTTGCGCACGGTATTTTACCGCGTCGCCCAGGAAGCGTTGACCAATGTGGTCCAACATGCGAATGCCAGCCGGGTGGATGTGCGCATTAAAAAAATTCCCCGGGCCATTCAAATGGAAATCACCGACAACGGTAAAGCCTTCAAGGTGGAGCGGGTGTTGCACCGCAAACGAAACCAGCGCCTGGGGCTGGTCGGCATGCGGGAACGGGTGGAAATGGTCGGCGGCCGGTTTGAAATCGAATCCCAGCCCGGCAAAGGCACCACCATTATCGCCCGGGTCCCTTTGGGAAAAATCCGGGGGGGGCGCAAATTCAGTCC
This genomic interval carries:
- a CDS encoding lmo0937 family membrane protein; translation: MLYTIAIVLVVLWLLGLLTGYTMGSFIHLLLVLAVIMILVDFLFGRRRLS
- a CDS encoding BON domain-containing protein; its protein translation is MKRIYPLALLVATGALLVATTSLRASDTDDRIEASASKSYVFKTYLKDDAIKTESKDGAVTLTGTVAEANHKSLAEDTVESLPGVTSVDNQLTVKGEGPAEHSDAWLGTKVKTTLLFHRNVRATKTDVNVADGVVTLSGEASSLAQKELTTEYASDVEGVKSVKNDMTIDKAEAPVKETIGDKIDDASITAQVKSELLSHHSTSALKTKVETTDGVVTVSGIARNSAEKSLVTKLVNDINGVTSVINNMTIAAPVSAWISPVAPATNLRIVGN
- a CDS encoding MlaD family protein is translated as MNETINAPEPSPRDDRSRRLADRFKFRHVNEITGTLVLVVVAVLIAAVVWTGRSQRWFKSNVTLRIVLPETGAAGIRQGSEVYFLGTLVGTVSDVLVDEKGGMEAKANIRRDFFRFVRADSSAVVKKKFGVAGDSFFEISRGEGQPLPERNASIVCKDQFQSALEAAVEQVRAEAMLVLKKVNGGLDTWTKLGADLGETRQHLDQLAIRLDKMAAGVEAGKGTAGQLITNDAIANDAREFLTRANEAMGELRGVVTNLNVAVANIQAGTTRLPEITDAVANEAKDLPGLVEQTQSSMRELERLIEAMQRHWLLRKYVNKTNPPRLHPPYEPVAPQKQPVNTFRSPRDFTR
- a CDS encoding ABC transporter permease, producing the protein MAQWDELRHTAAVIGTVLCVCLRPRCWVRPVRRAFARQVLAIGVEPLWFVSAVAVFVGISVVVQLTFWAGELGQSQLLGPLLVAVVARELGPLLIILIVIIRSGSSMATELGVLQINGGVRELEAQGRDPFTHLVLPRVLGMAASAFCLTILFILIAFASGYLFAAWLGAGSRDVLLFADTISGAVQPKDILNILAKSILPALFAAATCCIGGLGVGASDARIPRATQQALTRSVAGLFVISAVVSLLTYL
- a CDS encoding entericidin A/B family lipoprotein, translated to MTSSFKRIIVLFCLTAVLAFVSTGCHTAHGFGEDMQDAGQGIQHGTQ
- a CDS encoding DUF4070 domain-containing protein; protein product: MNVLLLYPEFPDTFWSFKHALKFIRKKASLPPLGLLTVAAMLPPDWEKRLVDVNVRHLRTRDLAWADVVFISGMIAQQNSVHELIARCHAAGKTIVAGGPLFTLGHEQFPDVDHFVLNEAEVTLPEFLRDFERGTARRVYSSLAFPDIRQTPAPLWELADLRRYASMSVQFSRGCPFDCEFCNVTAMFGHRPRTKTTAQVIAELDGLRRAGWRGAVFFVDDNFIGNKRAIREELLPALIQWQQGRRGTPFFTEASINLADDAELMRMMVEAGFNQVFIGIETPEDAGLAECHKRQNQQRDLVADVKRIQRAGLEVQGGFIVGFDSDTPLIFARQIEFIQTSGIVTAMVGLLQAIPGTKLYQRLHGEGRLVGPTTGNNLDGTTNFIPRMNRETLLAGYRSLMGYLYAPGPYYQRIRTFLREYQRPKNAGPFSWRYFMAFLHASIRLGILGRERFHYWGLLLWTFFRRPTLFPLAVTLSIYGHHFRKTCRVLGL